CAGTGGACATGGACAATCGACGCAGTTATGGTTCCTGGAGCGAGCTACCTAATCACCGAGTTTTTTACAGAAGGAATTACTCCTCATTGCCAATAGCGCCGTACCATAAGCAGCTGTTGCGTGAAGTGAAATAATTGGCACTTGCAAATGACGCTCGCGAATCCTAGCCCAAACCAAGTTTTTCGCCCCACCCCCAGACGTGTAAACGCAGGTTAAAGGAGTAGCACCTAGCTGTTGCAGGAGGTGGTACCCTCGCGCTTCTATCCGGGCGATACTTTCTAACAAACCATGCAGAAATTCCACTGGCTCATCTGGACGTGGTTCTAGGCGCGGTGGTAGCTGGGAATCATTAATCGGAAAGCGATCGCCTGGTTGCAGTAATGGATAATAATCCAGCTGACTTGCTTTCGAGCCATCAATTTGTTCACTCAGCTCTTCTAGCTGAGTCTGAGTGAAGAATTGCCGCAACACTGCTCCGCCAGTATTAGAAGCACCCCCAGTTAACCACAAATCCCCCAGCCGATGACTGTAAATACCGTACTTAGCATCCTCTACACGAGTATGACTTAACAGCTTTAGTACCAGCGTAGAGCCAAGAGAAGTCACAGCTTCACCAGGCGATCGCGCTCCACTGGCAAGAAACGCCGCAATACTATCAGTCGTGCCAGCACAGACAAGGCAGTCTCGCCGTAACCCAAACCGCTGGGCAATCTCTGCTGTGACCTCTCCAATTGGAGTCCCAGGAACCAGGATTTTAGGCAACAAATCTGCCCAGGGCAACTGTGTCAACCAAGCAGGATAGCATAACTGCTCAATGTCATAACCCAGTTTCAAAGCATTGTGATAATCACTAATACCCAGTTGACCATGCAGCAGAAAAGCTATCCAGTCAGCTTGATGGAGAAAATATCGAGCTTTGTTAAACGAGGGTAGCTGGGTCATCCATAGCAGCTTAGCAAGGCTGGATGTTGCGCTCAATACCGTGTGGTTTGGCGGTGCTATTGCCCTTACTCTGTCCATTACTGCCACAGAGCGAGCATCGTTGTAAAGTAGGGGTGCATCTATCGGATTACCAACAGCATCGCACAGCAAGACAGTTGAGGAAGTCCCATCGATGGCGATCGCCCTGATTTCCTGGCGTACTTCTAAGGGAATTTGCTCAATTAGGCAAAATAAAGCTGTCTGCCAGCCAGTTGGCATAACTTCGGATTGTGACGCCTCAAAAGCATAATCTGCCTTCGCTAGGATACTCGCTTCATTATTAATGACTACGGATCGGGCACCAGAGGTGCCAAAATCAAAGCCAAGATAGAGATTCATCTTTTGTTTAATCTTGTAACAAGTTATGCTACTACTTAGGCAATTTAGTCGAAAGTAGTGA
This window of the Chroococcidiopsis sp. CCMEE 29 genome carries:
- a CDS encoding FGGY-family carbohydrate kinase; the protein is MNLYLGFDFGTSGARSVVINNEASILAKADYAFEASQSEVMPTGWQTALFCLIEQIPLEVRQEIRAIAIDGTSSTVLLCDAVGNPIDAPLLYNDARSVAVMDRVRAIAPPNHTVLSATSSLAKLLWMTQLPSFNKARYFLHQADWIAFLLHGQLGISDYHNALKLGYDIEQLCYPAWLTQLPWADLLPKILVPGTPIGEVTAEIAQRFGLRRDCLVCAGTTDSIAAFLASGARSPGEAVTSLGSTLVLKLLSHTRVEDAKYGIYSHRLGDLWLTGGASNTGGAVLRQFFTQTQLEELSEQIDGSKASQLDYYPLLQPGDRFPINDSQLPPRLEPRPDEPVEFLHGLLESIARIEARGYHLLQQLGATPLTCVYTSGGGAKNLVWARIRERHLQVPIISLHATAAYGTALLAMRSNSFCKKLGD